A window of the Gossypium hirsutum isolate 1008001.06 chromosome A03, Gossypium_hirsutum_v2.1, whole genome shotgun sequence genome harbors these coding sequences:
- the LOC107887235 gene encoding high mobility group B protein 15 isoform X1 — MASTSFAKQTVMPMKEPSSNYNPYPPPLARYEDVAACPKLFLSTLEKLHATMGTKFMIPIIGGKELDLHKLFVEVTSRGGIEKIIKERRWKEVTAIFNFPSTATNASFVLRKYYLSLLHHYEQIYFFKARGWVPVSSDPFRSQSITQIHTQGPIRPVIDVHAAAVQQPRVNIADSPAAARQSTTAGSPVIGVIDGKFESGYLVTVTIGSEKLKGVLYQASDDAAPEVPHCYGAFSSQSVTPHATSGVQRRRRRKKSEIKRRDPTHPKPNRSGYNFFFAEQHARLKPLHPGQDREISRMIGEQWNKLTEPEKSVYQEKALEDKERYRVEMEDYREKLRTGQVLGNALPLPQQVPEMDVGMAEADMKLDETEGGESPQTPENDSSSDGSDFEDDKTADKDLDIEESQFAGVVGDVDADISVEEAAELSKVDDNVGHNSQVEKFSI, encoded by the exons TCCTCCACCTCTTGCAAGATATGAAGATGTTGCAGCTTGTCCAAAGCTTTTTCTCTCTACTTTGGAGAAGCTCCATGCTACTATGGGAACTAAGTTCAT GATACCCATCATTGGAGGAAAGGAGTTGGATTTGCACAAACTTTTTGTCGAGGTAACATCTCGTGGTGGCATCGAGAAG ATTATAAAAGAGCGAAGATGGAAGGAAGTGACTGCGATTTTCAACTTCCCGTCAACTGCTACAAATGCATCTTTTGTGCTTCGGAAATACTATCTTTCCCTGCTTCATCACTATGAGCAAATCTACTTCTTTAAAGCCCGTGGTTGGGTCCCTGTTTCTTCTG ATCCCTTCAGGAGCCAATCCATTACACAGATTCATACTCAAGGACCCATACGGCCAGTCATTGATGTTCATGCAGCCGCCGTCCAGCAACCAAGAGTAAATATTGCCGATTCACCTGCAG CAGCAAGGCAATCAACAACTGCAGGCTCTCCGGTGATTGGTGTCATTGACGGTAAATTTGAGAGTGGCTATCTTGTCACAGTCACTATTGGCTCAGAGAAGCTAAAAGGTGTCCTTTATCAGGCTTCAGATGATGCAGCACCTGAAGTGCCACACTGCTATGGTGCATTTTCCAGCCAGAGTGTGACTCCACATGCTACATCAGGTGTCCAACGCAGAAGACGCCGGAAAAAATCCGAGATAAAACGGAGGGATCCCACTCATCCAAAACCAAACAGGAGTggatataatttcttttttgcTGAGCAACATGCTAGATTGAAACCACTTCACCCTGGACAAGACCGAGAAATCAGTAGAATGATTGGTGAACAATGGAACAAGTTAACCGAACCTGAAAAATCT GTTTATCAGGAAAAAGCTCTCGAAGATAAAGAACGATATCGAGTTGAGATGGAGGATTATAGGGAAAAATTAAGGACCGGTCAAGTTTTAGGCAATGCACTCCCACTACCACAACAAGTTCCCGAGATGGATGTTGGAATGGCTGAAGCAGATATGAAGCTTGATGAAACTGAAGGTGGTGAGTCCCCTCAAACCCCGGAAAATGATAGCAGCTCTGATGGAAGTGATTTTGAAGATGATAAAACTGCAGATAAGGATTTAGATATCGAAGAATCTCAATTTGCTGGTGTAGTGGGTGATGTTGATGCAGATATTTCAGTCGAGGAAGCAGCCGAGTTATCAAAGGTGGATGATAATGTTGGACATAATAGTCAGGTTGAGAAGTTCAGTatttga
- the LOC107887235 gene encoding high mobility group B protein 15 isoform X2: MASTSFAKQTVMPMKEPSSNYNPYPPPLARYEDVAACPKLFLSTLEKLHATMGTKFMIPIIGGKELDLHKLFVEVTSRGGIEKIIKERRWKEVTAIFNFPSTATNASFVLRKYYLSLLHHYEQIYFFKARGWVPVSSDPFRSQSITQIHTQGPIRPVIDVHAAAVQQPRVNIADSPAARQSTTAGSPVIGVIDGKFESGYLVTVTIGSEKLKGVLYQASDDAAPEVPHCYGAFSSQSVTPHATSGVQRRRRRKKSEIKRRDPTHPKPNRSGYNFFFAEQHARLKPLHPGQDREISRMIGEQWNKLTEPEKSVYQEKALEDKERYRVEMEDYREKLRTGQVLGNALPLPQQVPEMDVGMAEADMKLDETEGGESPQTPENDSSSDGSDFEDDKTADKDLDIEESQFAGVVGDVDADISVEEAAELSKVDDNVGHNSQVEKFSI; this comes from the exons TCCTCCACCTCTTGCAAGATATGAAGATGTTGCAGCTTGTCCAAAGCTTTTTCTCTCTACTTTGGAGAAGCTCCATGCTACTATGGGAACTAAGTTCAT GATACCCATCATTGGAGGAAAGGAGTTGGATTTGCACAAACTTTTTGTCGAGGTAACATCTCGTGGTGGCATCGAGAAG ATTATAAAAGAGCGAAGATGGAAGGAAGTGACTGCGATTTTCAACTTCCCGTCAACTGCTACAAATGCATCTTTTGTGCTTCGGAAATACTATCTTTCCCTGCTTCATCACTATGAGCAAATCTACTTCTTTAAAGCCCGTGGTTGGGTCCCTGTTTCTTCTG ATCCCTTCAGGAGCCAATCCATTACACAGATTCATACTCAAGGACCCATACGGCCAGTCATTGATGTTCATGCAGCCGCCGTCCAGCAACCAAGAGTAAATATTGCCGATTCACCTGCAG CAAGGCAATCAACAACTGCAGGCTCTCCGGTGATTGGTGTCATTGACGGTAAATTTGAGAGTGGCTATCTTGTCACAGTCACTATTGGCTCAGAGAAGCTAAAAGGTGTCCTTTATCAGGCTTCAGATGATGCAGCACCTGAAGTGCCACACTGCTATGGTGCATTTTCCAGCCAGAGTGTGACTCCACATGCTACATCAGGTGTCCAACGCAGAAGACGCCGGAAAAAATCCGAGATAAAACGGAGGGATCCCACTCATCCAAAACCAAACAGGAGTggatataatttcttttttgcTGAGCAACATGCTAGATTGAAACCACTTCACCCTGGACAAGACCGAGAAATCAGTAGAATGATTGGTGAACAATGGAACAAGTTAACCGAACCTGAAAAATCT GTTTATCAGGAAAAAGCTCTCGAAGATAAAGAACGATATCGAGTTGAGATGGAGGATTATAGGGAAAAATTAAGGACCGGTCAAGTTTTAGGCAATGCACTCCCACTACCACAACAAGTTCCCGAGATGGATGTTGGAATGGCTGAAGCAGATATGAAGCTTGATGAAACTGAAGGTGGTGAGTCCCCTCAAACCCCGGAAAATGATAGCAGCTCTGATGGAAGTGATTTTGAAGATGATAAAACTGCAGATAAGGATTTAGATATCGAAGAATCTCAATTTGCTGGTGTAGTGGGTGATGTTGATGCAGATATTTCAGTCGAGGAAGCAGCCGAGTTATCAAAGGTGGATGATAATGTTGGACATAATAGTCAGGTTGAGAAGTTCAGTatttga
- the LOC107887234 gene encoding ubiquitin carboxyl-terminal hydrolase 2 has translation MGKRVKKNRRVPPKEKKVVAAQSPKAIPQEKPASIDDVDDEIKAVKERKKCLHFNKGINIDKLLTKLRSSDPIRCEDCREGRNDRRGGKGKSKHGKKKGSASVESKRESKAIWVCLECGHYVCAGVGLPTASTSHAVRHLRQTRHHLVVQWDNPQLRWCFSCSIFIPVEKMEENSESKDVLYEVVKLIKERSSESSTNAVEDVLSGSGSVACDIKSEGTISNSLDGKNGYVVRGLVNLGNTCFFNSVMQNLLALNRLRDYFSNLDVSMGQLTISMKKLFAEIRPEMGLRNAINPKPFFASLCSKAPQFRGYQQHDSHELLRCLLDGLYTEELALKKHINASKSDAVTASQDLTFVDAVFGGQISSTLCCEECGHSSTVYEPFLDLSLSVPTKKTPSKKAQPVSRARKTKLPMKKVGRNRGKVNKDVDQVPAQVVTAPVPNSESSGPSHIAVPQTEPKVASSGDSPLSHAAGPSTKADESSSASRNLFDVVESQKEQVVESTVKENSAGTDDFAWLDYLTTENTLPENDAGADDFSWMDYLQQEIVADESDLISQNNNTSLQDSEEKELVPNAALAESCEVSVLEGETNKKTEDSSGNLQEELPLLVQDSVVLLLPYKEDIPGTESVRENEASSSNAGLGQEEVEFDGFGDMFNEPEIAEGPIIGPSLANEVAETGFMAGSISDSDPDEVDDSNSPVSVESCLSHFIKPELLLDDNAWNCENCAKILRHQKLKAKKKQTKMGKDLLNGSETRSLDMEHQCPNGVRTISNGDISSSGDSSVFHNKNQNGVKVENGQTSELDSVELEDASPLKLNSSVSSKCYAQEKCGGTLTIDSCNVENHSGNDTFHQSNSHMTENCQSGISDDEELDSENVKVKRNATKRVLINKAPPVLTIHLKRFCQDARGRLSKLNGHVNFRETIDLRPYLDPRGEDADNCNYSLVGVVEHSGTMRGGHYIAYVRGGEKRKGTIDIDHVGSQWYYVSDQHVRQASIEEVLRCEAYILFYEKV, from the exons ATGGGGAAAAGAGTTAAAAAGAATCGTCGAGTACCTCCGAAGGAGAAAAAGGTTGTGGCAGCTCAATCTCCAAAAGCTATACCTCAGGAGAAACCTGCCAGTATTGATGATGTTGACGATGAAATTAAAGCCGTAAAAGAGAGGAAAAAGTGCCTGCATTTTAATAAAGGCATCAACATAGATAAGTTGTTGACTAAACTTAGGTCATCAGATCCCATAAGGTGTGAAGATTGTAGGGAAGGCAGAAATGATAGGAGAGGAGGTAAGGGAAAGAGTAAACATGGGAAGAAGAAGGGAAGTGCTTCGGTTGAGTCGAAACGTGAATCGAAAGCCATTTGGGTTTGTTTGGAGTGTGGACATTATGTATGCGCTGGAGTTGGTTTGCCAACAGCTTCTACCTCACATGCTGTTCGACATCTTAGACAAACCCGTCACCACTTGGTGGTTCAATGGGATAATCCTCAATTGAGGTGGTGCTTCTCTTGCAGCATATTCATTCCAGTTGAGAAAATGGAAGAGAACAGTGAAAGCAAAGATGTTTTATATGAGGTTGTAAAATTGATTAAGGAACGATCATCTGAATCATCCACAAATGCTGTTGAGGATGTTTTGTCAGGAAGCGGCAGTGTTGCTTGTGATATCAAATCAGAAGGAACTATATCGAATTCTTTGGATGGAAAAAATGGTTATGTGGTTCGAGGTTTGGTTAATCTCGGTAATACGTGCTTCTTTAATTCAGTAATGCAGAATCTTCTGGCTCTGAATAGGCTAAGGGACTACTTCTCGAATCTGGATGTGTCCATGGGGCAGTTAACAATTTCTATGAAAAAGCTTTTTGCTGAAATAAGACCTGAGATGGGCTTGAGAAATGCTATCAATCCAAAGCCATTTTTTGCATCCCTTTGTTCTAAGGCTCCCCAGTTTAGAGGCTATCAGCAACATGACAGTCATGAATTGCTTCGTTGCTTACTTGATGGGCTTTATACAGAGGAGTTGGCTCTAAAAAAACACATTAATGCTTCTAAAAGTGATGCAGTTACTGCAAGTCAGGATCTTACTTTTGTGGATGCTGTATTTGGGGGTCAAATTTCGAGTACTCTCTGTTGTGAGGAGTGTGGGCACTCGTCAACAGTGTATGAACCATTTCTAGATCTCTCACTTTCAGTGCCAACTAAGAAAACCCCTTCTAAAAAGGCTCAACCAGTCTCTCGAGCAAGGAAAACAAAGCTGCCAATGAAAAAAGTTGGCAGGAATAGAGGAAAAGTTAACAAAGATGTAGATCAGGTGCCAGCTCAAGTTGTTACGGCTCCTGTACCTAACAGTGAATCTTCAGGCCCAAGCCATATAGCTGTGCCCCAAACGGAACCCAAGGTGGCATCATCTGGTGATTCTCCACTCTCACATGCTGCTGGCCCAAGCACCAAGGCAGATGAAAGCAGTTCTGCTTCAAGGAATCTCTTTGATGTTGTGGAGTCTCAGAAAGAACAAGTTGTGGAGAGTACAGTGAAGGAAAATTCAGCTGGGACAGATGATTTTGCTTGGTTGGATTACCTCACAACAGAGAATACACTCCCGGAAAATGACGCTGGTGCAGATGATTTTTCTTGGATGGATTATCTGCAACAGGAAATAGTAGCTGATGAGAGTGACTTGATTTCTCAAAATAACAATACTTCCCTTCAAGATTCGGAGGAAAAGGAACTAGTTCCAAATGCAGCTTTAGCAGAAAGTTGTGAGGTTTCTGTACTTGAGGGGGAAACCAATAAAAAAACAGAAGATTCTTCTGGGAACCTTCAAGAGGAGCTTCCATTGCTGGTTCAAGATTCTGTGGTTCTTTTGCTTCCATATAAAGAGGATATTCCAGGTACTGAGAGTGTGAGAGAAAATGAGGCCTCTTCATCAAATGCGGGTCTTGGACAAGAGGAAGTGGAGTTTGATGGCTTTGGTGACATGTTTAATGAGCCTGAAATTGCTGAAGGGCCCATCATTGGACCATCTTTGGCAAATGAAGTTGCTGAAACTGGTTTTATGGCTGGGAGTATTAGTGATTCTGATCCTGATGAGGTTGATGACAGTAATTCTCCAGTATCCGTGGAAAGTTGTTTGTCTCACTTCATAAAGCCGGAGCTTCTTTTGGATGATAATGCTTGGAATTGTGAGAATTGTGCGAAAATTTTGCGACATCAGAAGTTGAAAGCAAAGAAGAAGCAGACTAAAATGGGAAAGGATTTACTCAATGGAAGTGAGACCCGAAGTTTAGATATGGAACACCAATGCCCTAATGGAGTTAGAACCATTAGTAATGGCGATATCAGTAGTTCCGGTGATAGCTCGGTTTTTCATAACAAGAATCAAAATGGTGTAAAAGTTGAAAATGGTCAAACAAGCGAGCTAGATTCTGTTGAATTAGAAGATGCAAGTCCGTTGAAATTAAATTCTTCAGTTTCCTCTAAATGTTATGCTCAAGAAAAATGTGGGGGTACCCTAACTATTGATTCTTGCAATGTTGAAAATCATAGTGGTAATGATACCTTTCATCAGAGTAATTCACATATGACTGAAAACTGTCAATCAGGCATAAGTGATGATGAAGAGTTAGACTCCGAAAATGTGAAGGTTAAGAGAAATGCTACAAAGAGGGTCCTCATAAACAAGGCACCGCCTGTTCTGACTATTCATTTGAAGAGGTTTTGTCAAGATGCCCGTGGTCGTTTGAGTAAATTGAATGGTCATGTCAATTTCAGAGAGACAATTGATCTTAGACCATATCTGGATCCCAG GGGTGAAGATGCAGATAATTGCAATTACAGTCTGGTGGGGGTTGTGGAGCATTCGGGAACAATGAGAGGTGGTCACTACATTGCGTATGTGAGAGGAGGTGAGAAAAGGAAAGGGACGATCGATATCGACCATGTTGGATCTCAATGGTATTATGTGAGTGATCAACATGTTCGCCAAGCATCAATCGAAGAAGTTCTTCGCTGCGAGGCATACATTTTATTCTACGAAAAAGTTTGA